From Lysobacter auxotrophicus, the proteins below share one genomic window:
- a CDS encoding DUF2793 domain-containing protein produces MATPNTGIPYVPENTLDPAAGLNLSLNVIDALLQTAPIDMNRTAPPATPSDGDLHIVAAGATGAWAGHDNALARYVAVGALWQFYPAGTNVFLVLNQADGALYAWNGSAWVAPIASGSVAAISVSYNPATSGLTATNVQAALDEIAAAAGGIAGPVSSVDNTLPRWNGTGGDALQASGVVVSDADEISGYRGNINAQTGTTYTAQASDSGKVLTFANGAAVTVTLPNNLPAGWCCTWVQKGAGAIAFAAASGATLQNRLGHDGSAGQWAMGSLYVDSNAGGAAAAYVLAGDTA; encoded by the coding sequence ATGGCTACTCCGAACACCGGGATTCCGTACGTCCCGGAAAACACGTTGGATCCTGCGGCGGGGCTCAATCTCTCGCTCAACGTCATCGACGCGCTGCTGCAGACGGCGCCGATCGACATGAACCGGACCGCGCCGCCGGCGACCCCGAGCGATGGCGACCTGCACATCGTCGCTGCCGGTGCGACGGGCGCGTGGGCTGGGCACGACAACGCGCTCGCTCGCTACGTCGCGGTGGGTGCCCTGTGGCAGTTCTACCCTGCCGGCACGAACGTGTTCCTCGTGCTCAACCAAGCCGACGGCGCGCTGTATGCCTGGAACGGTTCGGCATGGGTTGCACCGATCGCTTCCGGCTCCGTCGCCGCCATTTCGGTGAGTTACAACCCGGCGACGTCGGGACTTACCGCGACCAACGTCCAGGCCGCGCTCGACGAGATCGCCGCGGCGGCCGGCGGTATTGCCGGACCGGTGTCGAGCGTCGACAACACGTTGCCGCGCTGGAACGGCACCGGCGGCGATGCGCTGCAAGCCTCCGGCGTGGTCGTGAGCGACGCCGACGAGATCAGCGGCTATCGCGGCAACATCAATGCGCAGACGGGCACCACGTACACCGCGCAGGCCTCGGACAGCGGCAAGGTGCTCACGTTCGCCAACGGAGCGGCGGTCACGGTCACGCTGCCGAACAACCTGCCGGCGGGCTGGTGCTGCACGTGGGTGCAGAAGGGTGCCGGCGCAATCGCTTTCGCCGCGGCGAGCGGCGCGACGCTGCAGAACCGCCTTGGCCACGACGGCAGCGCGGGGCAGTGGGCCATGGGTTCGCTGTACGTGGACAGCAACGCGGGCGGCGCGGCCGCGGCGTACGTGCTCGCCGGGGACACCGCCTGA
- a CDS encoding phage tail protein — protein MIPEGRLSTQAVAAPFVWPGKRPGYPLEARHPGGVNISDASQGLEVKIWTATYDQVAESVSLTAPGSPVTLLFTAAGIKEIDLAFDQNMRPLIAYVQGSQAKFFWYDPTVEGYTHTSLPAGTITPRCAMDDTRSQFQSQADIIIAYVRAGSMYFRLQRERYATEHLLQSGVAGGLVRIGMNSQLRFQFELEDAGTEDWRLPQVIEDVCRRANLPEHLINLVMMDWEKVIRGYTIGSAYAGAGILQTLSSIFFFDPSNANGKVAFVPRGRDAVATIIDDDLIDDGEDAEVEDTRRQDSIGIPRVLHLNYYDVDGGLNTDKQRSERPEGARADGEQSLQTPVVLSADEAASVVAITHGMMVEQQKGELTFALPDSWLRLTEADPVFLQLKNKMVRAILTRVETDDGEQRYKGIRDRQSLYRTQVQGIPAAPVTRPPSSVAGPTTVEILDIPILRDTHDQLGFYVAVSGIFPAWPGALVELSLDGGATFVDEQSTRNASVVGKLTTALGAHPREYPDATNTCRVQIDTPNALLENTDLAGMLNRTNRAVIGNEMVNFADADEFAPGVWDLSHWLRGRKDTAPVAHSVGERFVLLDTAMFIPADMSWLNRTLTFRAMTFGRPVEEATIVSVVFTGQSQVERHPAYLQARRDGLDAVVSWQGVGRLGGGARVAMGAYFAGYRLTLTDGTTTREVDTAATSYTGSLVAFDGPVTARVQQRNQLTGLGPYIEVTI, from the coding sequence ATGATTCCCGAGGGCCGACTGTCGACGCAGGCCGTCGCGGCGCCTTTCGTGTGGCCCGGCAAGCGCCCGGGCTATCCCTTGGAGGCGCGCCATCCCGGTGGCGTGAACATCAGCGACGCCTCGCAAGGGTTGGAGGTGAAGATCTGGACGGCGACCTACGATCAGGTGGCGGAATCGGTGAGCCTCACTGCGCCTGGGTCGCCCGTCACGCTGTTGTTCACCGCGGCGGGCATCAAGGAAATCGACCTCGCGTTCGACCAGAACATGCGGCCGCTGATCGCGTATGTACAGGGCAGCCAGGCGAAGTTCTTCTGGTACGACCCCACGGTCGAGGGCTACACGCATACCAGCCTACCGGCGGGCACGATCACGCCGCGCTGCGCGATGGACGACACGCGCTCTCAGTTCCAGAGCCAGGCTGACATCATCATCGCCTACGTGCGCGCGGGGTCAATGTACTTCCGGCTCCAGCGCGAGCGTTACGCGACGGAGCATCTCCTGCAGTCCGGTGTCGCCGGCGGGCTGGTGCGCATCGGTATGAACTCGCAGCTGCGCTTCCAGTTCGAACTCGAAGACGCCGGAACGGAGGACTGGCGGCTCCCGCAGGTGATCGAGGACGTGTGCCGGCGTGCGAACCTTCCTGAGCACCTGATCAACCTCGTGATGATGGACTGGGAGAAGGTCATCCGCGGTTACACGATTGGCTCGGCATACGCGGGAGCGGGCATTCTTCAGACCTTGTCCTCGATCTTCTTCTTCGACCCCTCGAACGCGAACGGCAAGGTCGCATTTGTGCCGCGCGGCCGCGACGCGGTGGCCACCATCATCGACGACGATCTCATCGACGACGGCGAAGACGCGGAGGTCGAAGACACGCGGCGTCAGGACAGCATTGGCATCCCGCGTGTGCTGCACCTGAACTACTACGACGTCGACGGGGGGCTGAACACCGACAAGCAACGCAGCGAGCGCCCCGAAGGAGCGCGCGCCGACGGCGAGCAATCGCTTCAGACACCCGTCGTGTTGTCGGCAGACGAAGCCGCATCGGTGGTTGCGATCACACACGGGATGATGGTCGAGCAGCAGAAGGGCGAGCTGACGTTCGCGCTTCCGGACAGCTGGCTTCGTCTCACCGAGGCCGATCCGGTGTTCCTCCAGCTTAAGAACAAGATGGTCCGGGCGATCCTGACGCGCGTCGAGACCGACGACGGCGAACAGCGGTACAAGGGAATTCGCGATCGCCAGAGCCTGTACCGAACGCAGGTGCAGGGAATTCCAGCTGCGCCCGTCACGCGGCCGCCATCTTCTGTGGCTGGGCCAACCACCGTCGAGATCCTCGACATCCCAATCCTCCGGGATACGCACGACCAGCTCGGGTTCTATGTGGCGGTCTCGGGCATCTTCCCCGCGTGGCCGGGCGCGCTGGTGGAGTTGTCGCTCGACGGTGGCGCTACCTTCGTCGACGAGCAGAGTACGCGAAACGCGAGCGTCGTTGGAAAGCTCACCACGGCGCTCGGCGCACACCCGCGAGAGTATCCAGACGCCACGAACACCTGCCGTGTGCAAATCGATACGCCGAACGCGCTGCTGGAGAACACCGACCTTGCCGGCATGTTGAACCGCACGAACCGCGCGGTGATCGGCAACGAGATGGTGAACTTCGCCGACGCCGACGAGTTCGCGCCTGGCGTGTGGGATCTGTCGCACTGGTTGCGCGGGCGAAAGGACACGGCGCCGGTTGCGCATTCGGTGGGTGAGCGCTTCGTGCTGCTCGACACAGCGATGTTCATCCCCGCCGACATGTCGTGGCTCAACCGCACCCTGACCTTCCGCGCGATGACGTTCGGCCGCCCCGTTGAGGAAGCCACGATTGTCTCGGTCGTCTTCACTGGTCAGTCGCAGGTAGAACGCCATCCGGCATATCTGCAGGCGCGTCGTGACGGTCTCGATGCGGTGGTGAGCTGGCAAGGGGTGGGGCGGCTTGGTGGCGGCGCGAGGGTCGCGATGGGTGCGTACTTCGCCGGCTATCGCCTCACGCTCACCGACGGCACCACGACGCGCGAGGTCGACACGGCTGCGACGAGCTACACCGGCTCGCTCGTTGCCTTCGACGGCCCCGTCACCGCGCGGGTGCAACAGCGCAATCAACTGACCGGGCTCGGCCCGTATATCGAGGTCACGATCTGA
- a CDS encoding C40 family peptidase, with protein sequence MSGAALAIAHARSMIGVPWRHQGRKPWAVDCLGLVILSLRAGGWSRTVDAPARYGREPWDDRLRRGLRVHFGEPVTGTCEPCDVALARWGAGEPTHVGLLADYVHGGLSIIHASTRQGVIETALAGRIRDAVIEAYRPNWGDA encoded by the coding sequence GTGAGCGGCGCCGCTCTGGCGATCGCGCACGCGCGATCGATGATCGGTGTCCCGTGGCGCCATCAAGGACGCAAGCCTTGGGCGGTGGACTGTCTCGGCCTGGTCATCCTGTCGCTGCGAGCGGGTGGCTGGTCGCGGACCGTCGACGCGCCGGCGCGCTACGGCCGCGAACCGTGGGATGACCGCCTTCGCCGCGGGTTGCGTGTGCACTTCGGGGAGCCTGTCACCGGGACGTGCGAGCCGTGCGATGTCGCGCTCGCGCGCTGGGGCGCAGGCGAACCTACGCACGTGGGGCTGCTGGCCGACTACGTTCACGGCGGTCTCTCCATCATCCATGCCAGCACGCGGCAGGGCGTCATCGAGACCGCGCTTGCCGGTCGCATCCGGGACGCCGTCATCGAGGCCTATCGGCCGAACTGGGGTGACGCGTGA
- a CDS encoding DUF2163 domain-containing protein: MSRIIPVSLQPKLDRHVGVFTRCVRFRLKSGQVFGFAMWDRDITYDHGDGLGPTVYSASQGIDPSMIASDVNYSVANAEGKILVSTTLQGLTIEMVESGALDDGEWDCFVLDQRDPATGSALLLDAGDLGEVRSERGMVVIPELLSYAMRLRQFIGTVWQRSGRCIFGSPANSQTGCGVDAEALWQGGAVASVGAESDRTFTGSFAGFFPGRLEFTSGPNAGRRYAIEKVVGSTITLAETTPYAIENGHSYRHRPDCTKLKDGPLGCDSYNNWPNFKGEWTIPVGDGVAGSVPGGKLPGGGGWTGEVGPQVLE; the protein is encoded by the coding sequence ATGAGCCGAATCATCCCCGTTTCACTGCAACCAAAGCTCGATCGACACGTCGGCGTGTTCACCCGGTGCGTGCGGTTCCGCTTGAAGAGCGGACAGGTGTTCGGCTTCGCCATGTGGGATCGCGATATCACGTACGACCACGGCGACGGCCTTGGGCCGACGGTGTACTCGGCATCGCAGGGCATCGACCCGTCGATGATCGCGTCCGATGTGAACTACTCGGTGGCGAACGCCGAGGGGAAGATTCTCGTATCCACGACGCTGCAGGGGCTGACCATCGAGATGGTCGAATCCGGCGCGCTGGACGACGGAGAGTGGGATTGCTTTGTGCTCGACCAGCGTGATCCCGCGACCGGCAGCGCGTTGCTGCTCGACGCGGGCGACCTGGGTGAGGTCCGTTCCGAACGCGGCATGGTGGTGATCCCTGAACTGCTGTCCTACGCGATGCGGTTGCGCCAGTTCATCGGCACCGTCTGGCAGCGCTCAGGGCGCTGCATCTTCGGCAGCCCCGCGAACTCGCAGACCGGCTGCGGCGTTGACGCTGAAGCATTGTGGCAAGGCGGCGCCGTGGCCAGCGTCGGGGCCGAGAGCGATCGCACCTTCACCGGCAGCTTTGCGGGCTTCTTCCCTGGGCGGCTTGAGTTCACCAGCGGGCCCAATGCCGGACGCCGCTATGCGATCGAGAAGGTCGTCGGGAGCACGATCACCCTCGCCGAGACAACGCCGTACGCAATCGAGAATGGCCATAGCTATCGGCACCGCCCCGACTGCACGAAGCTGAAGGATGGACCGTTGGGATGCGACAGCTACAACAACTGGCCGAACTTCAAGGGTGAGTGGACGATCCCCGTTGGCGACGGCGTCGCCGGTAGCGTTCCGGGCGGCAAGCTCCCCGGCGGCGGCGGATGGACGGGCGAAGTCGGTCCGCAGGTGCTGGAGTGA
- a CDS encoding DUF2460 domain-containing protein: protein MAFDEDSFIDFRFNTNYRYGFVGGPNFATLEKRLRSGVTRRRPLMDMPLHRYRAELATFNEDERAALLDAIWVAEGKAYTFRFRDFNDWRVSNQVLGYGDGTSSPIQLVKHYTRGPKTKSRDITLPVDVAMTADGVPFTGFVVQPIGGLVLPTTVWPAGALLEWTGTFDVCVRFANDYNPLTSVAGRINELMIELQEERYG, encoded by the coding sequence ATGGCCTTCGACGAAGACAGCTTCATCGATTTCCGCTTCAACACGAACTACCGCTATGGTTTCGTGGGCGGCCCGAACTTCGCGACGCTGGAGAAGCGACTTCGAAGCGGCGTCACCCGCCGTCGCCCGCTGATGGACATGCCGCTGCACCGTTACCGCGCCGAACTGGCAACGTTCAACGAGGACGAGCGCGCGGCGTTGCTGGACGCAATCTGGGTCGCTGAGGGCAAGGCGTATACCTTCCGTTTTCGCGACTTCAACGACTGGCGCGTCAGCAATCAGGTGCTGGGCTACGGTGATGGCACCAGTTCGCCTATCCAGCTGGTGAAGCACTACACGCGCGGGCCGAAGACGAAGAGCCGGGACATCACGCTGCCCGTCGACGTCGCAATGACGGCGGACGGCGTTCCGTTCACCGGTTTCGTGGTGCAGCCGATCGGCGGTCTGGTGCTTCCTACGACTGTGTGGCCTGCCGGCGCGCTGCTGGAGTGGACCGGCACGTTCGATGTCTGCGTGCGCTTCGCGAACGACTACAACCCGCTGACCAGCGTGGCGGGCCGCATCAACGAGCTGATGATCGAGCTGCAGGAGGAACGGTACGGATGA